A genome region from Anaerolineae bacterium includes the following:
- a CDS encoding UDP-N-acetylglucosamine--N-acetylmuramyl-(pentapeptide) pyrophosphoryl-undecaprenol N-acetylglucosamine transferase, whose protein sequence is MRLAVAGGGTGGHIYPAVAAMEALASLGEATEVLWLGVSGGPEEAVARRYGWEFGQVRAVQVRGTGVRMPANAVAGFLSAADARRALLGFGAEVLLATGGYVSVPGALGAKLARVPVVLFLPDASPGWAIRLLRPLADGMAASSVEAATALGRGAVVTGYPVRRAFFDCRREEARRALGLGERPALLVLGGSSGARRLNQAVLRWAGELLKVADILHVAGRRDHEAVAEEAEAAGLTAGEGYHLFAYLDRLPEAMVASDLVVSRAGAAVLGELTAAGRPAVLVPGSFAGGHQRHNAAYLQRNGCAVVVEDEEVLERLGPEVLGLLRDEGSLRAMSARAKALAVPDAAERLAQLLQQMSRGGRFAH, encoded by the coding sequence ATGGAAGCCCTGGCCTCCCTGGGGGAGGCAACTGAGGTACTGTGGCTGGGGGTATCAGGTGGGCCGGAGGAAGCAGTGGCCCGCCGTTACGGCTGGGAGTTTGGCCAGGTGAGGGCAGTCCAGGTGCGCGGCACGGGGGTGCGGATGCCCGCCAACGCCGTAGCCGGCTTCCTGAGCGCGGCGGATGCTCGCCGCGCCCTGCTGGGGTTTGGAGCCGAGGTCTTGCTGGCGACAGGGGGCTACGTGAGCGTGCCCGGGGCCCTGGGGGCGAAGCTTGCCCGAGTGCCGGTGGTGCTGTTCCTCCCCGATGCCAGCCCCGGGTGGGCCATAAGGCTCCTGCGTCCGCTTGCGGATGGCATGGCCGCTTCCTCAGTCGAAGCGGCAACCGCCCTCGGGAGAGGGGCAGTGGTGACTGGCTATCCCGTGCGCCGGGCTTTCTTCGACTGCCGCAGGGAAGAGGCCAGGCGAGCTCTGGGCCTGGGGGAGAGACCCGCGCTCTTGGTGCTAGGGGGCAGTTCCGGCGCCAGGCGACTGAACCAGGCCGTGCTCCGCTGGGCAGGGGAGCTGCTCAAGGTGGCGGACATCTTGCACGTCGCTGGGCGCCGGGACCACGAGGCCGTGGCAGAGGAAGCAGAGGCCGCCGGGCTGACTGCGGGCGAGGGCTATCATCTGTTCGCTTACTTGGATCGCCTACCTGAGGCCATGGTGGCGTCCGATCTAGTAGTCAGCCGGGCCGGCGCCGCCGTGCTGGGGGAGCTGACGGCGGCGGGGCGTCCGGCCGTATTGGTGCCGGGGTCTTTCGCCGGCGGGCACCAGCGGCACAACGCCGCCTATCTGCAGCGCAACGGATGCGCCGTGGTGGTGGAGGACGAGGAGGTACTGGAACGCCTCGGCCCCGAGGTACTCGGCTTGCTCCGAGACGAAGGCTCCCTACGCGCAATGTCCGCGCGAGCGAAGGCCCTGGCCGTGCCCGATGCGGCGGAGCGATTGGCCCAGCTCCTGCAGCAAATGTCCAGGGGAGGCCGGTTTGCCCACTGA